A window from Longimicrobiales bacterium encodes these proteins:
- a CDS encoding DUF72 domain-containing protein — protein sequence MSTGGQFDLFGGPTGVQSTAAAATHAALRARVPPRIRLGTSSWSFPGWAGIVYDRPHSEQTLARDGLAAYARHPLLRAVSIDRTYYAPIDAHTFAAYADAVPEDFRFLVKADRLLTDPDAESTTGVRFLDPEHAALAVVQPAATGLGSRLGAIVFQFSPRTAARHGGPARFASMLHEFLEALPRGPVYAVELRTPALMTAAYARTLEATGAAHCYTVHSSMLPLHAQLDRIPAPANPMLVVRWMLREGLDYEGARASYAPFNRLVAEDPATRNEIARVSLDCARDERDVIICINNKAEGSAPLSAIRLAEAIAQTGRS from the coding sequence GTGAGCACAGGGGGGCAGTTCGACCTGTTCGGCGGGCCCACCGGAGTGCAGAGCACAGCGGCAGCTGCCACGCATGCGGCACTGCGGGCGCGCGTGCCACCGCGTATCCGGCTCGGCACATCGTCGTGGTCGTTTCCGGGCTGGGCCGGCATCGTCTACGACCGTCCGCACTCCGAGCAGACGCTCGCACGGGACGGACTCGCCGCCTACGCCCGCCATCCCCTCCTGCGTGCAGTATCCATCGACCGCACGTACTACGCGCCGATCGATGCGCACACGTTCGCGGCGTACGCCGACGCTGTCCCCGAAGATTTCCGCTTCCTCGTCAAGGCCGACCGGCTGCTCACCGACCCCGACGCAGAGTCGACCACCGGCGTGCGCTTCCTGGATCCCGAGCATGCGGCGCTCGCGGTGGTGCAGCCCGCAGCGACCGGGCTCGGCAGCAGGCTCGGTGCAATCGTCTTCCAGTTCTCGCCACGCACCGCTGCACGCCACGGCGGACCCGCTCGCTTCGCGTCCATGCTGCACGAGTTCCTGGAGGCACTCCCGCGGGGACCCGTCTACGCCGTGGAACTGCGCACCCCCGCACTCATGACGGCTGCGTATGCCCGGACGCTCGAAGCGACCGGTGCAGCACACTGCTACACGGTGCACTCCAGCATGCTGCCACTGCATGCGCAGCTCGACCGTATTCCCGCTCCTGCGAATCCGATGCTGGTCGTCCGATGGATGCTGCGCGAAGGGCTGGACTACGAAGGTGCGCGTGCGAGCTACGCCCCGTTCAATCGGCTCGTCGCGGAAGACCCCGCCACCCGGAACGAGATCGCGCGCGTCAGCCTGGACTGCGCGCGCGATGAACGTGACGTCATCATCTGTATCAACAACAAGGCAGAGGGATCCGCTCCGCTCTCCGCGATACGCCTCGCGGAGGCAATCGCACAAACTGGCCGGAGCTAG
- a CDS encoding M23 family metallopeptidase — MKLLRAAVAVLVLTIGGCALPQWPVGGTMTSPYGLRFLGWRPDIHEGVDIAAPEGSDVRAMSQGRVSYAGAMAGYGNVVFLRHNTGIVTVYAHLSSIAVRADQLVNRGDVVGRVGRSGNASGAHLHFEVWIDGRSVDPVLMLGAFPRR, encoded by the coding sequence GTGAAGCTGTTGCGTGCTGCCGTTGCCGTGCTGGTGCTCACGATCGGTGGCTGTGCGCTGCCGCAGTGGCCCGTGGGCGGGACAATGACCTCGCCCTATGGCCTGCGCTTCCTCGGCTGGCGCCCCGACATCCACGAGGGCGTCGACATTGCGGCACCCGAAGGCAGCGATGTACGAGCGATGAGCCAGGGGCGGGTATCGTATGCGGGTGCGATGGCCGGCTACGGCAACGTCGTGTTCCTGCGACACAACACGGGCATCGTCACGGTGTACGCGCACCTGTCGTCGATTGCCGTGCGTGCGGACCAGCTCGTGAATCGCGGCGATGTCGTGGGGCGTGTCGGCCGCAGCGGCAACGCCAGCGGCGCGCACCTGCACTTCGAGGTGTGGATCGATGGTCGCAGCGTGGATCCGGTCCTGATGCTCGGCGCGTTTCCGCGGCGCTAG
- the fdhF gene encoding formate dehydrogenase subunit alpha → MILRTLNDTPARQVESLCPYCGVGCQTTYNISDNRIISVEGRDGPANRGRLCVKGRFGFDYVHSPQRLRTPLIRREDVPKDPDRLVDPADPLSAFREATWEEALERAADGLRRIRDEHGGRALAGFGSAKGSNEEAYLFQKLVRTGFGTNNVDHCTRLCHASSVAALMENLNSGAVSNPVSDVQYADVMFVIGSNPTVNHPVAATFMKNAIERGTRLIIADPRRTEMARLATHVLQFRPSADVALLNAMMHVIIEDDLIDREFIERRTRGFDELRRTVRAYAPETVEPLTGVPAAEVRAAARLYASSRQSMIFWGMGISQHVHGTDNARCLISLALMTGNIGRRGTGLHPLRGQNNVQGASDMGLIPMVYPDYRSVEDPQTRAYFEKLWGAALDPDKGLTVVEIMNAAKRKQIRGMYIMGENPAMSDPDVQHAREAIAALDWLVVQDIFLTETASFADVVLPASAFPEKTGTYTNTDRRVQLGRTALDMPAGVRQDLELIQELARRLGLDWSYTGPADVWSEIRQAVPSCAGITWERLEREHGVVYPCRNEGDPGDEVIFTDAFPTQDGRATFAPAEFTQGDEPPDEEYPTVLITGRLLEHWHTGAMTRRAGVLDAIEPVAHVSMNPADMERLGVRPGDQVSVASRRGELTAQARRDDGVPAGAVFIPFCYVEAAANLLTNPALDPFGKIPEFKFCGVRVQKAAAAERRDPPHAELYTPAHPG, encoded by the coding sequence ATGATCCTGCGCACACTGAACGACACGCCTGCGCGCCAGGTCGAATCGCTCTGCCCGTACTGCGGCGTCGGCTGTCAGACGACGTACAACATCAGCGACAACCGCATCATCAGCGTCGAGGGCCGCGACGGTCCCGCGAACCGGGGGCGCCTGTGCGTGAAGGGGCGCTTCGGCTTCGATTACGTCCACAGCCCGCAGCGGCTGCGCACGCCGCTGATCCGCCGCGAGGACGTTCCCAAGGATCCGGACCGCCTCGTCGATCCGGCCGATCCGCTCAGCGCGTTTCGCGAGGCGACGTGGGAGGAGGCGCTGGAGCGGGCCGCCGATGGGCTGCGTCGCATCCGTGACGAGCACGGTGGCCGTGCCCTGGCCGGGTTCGGCTCTGCCAAGGGCAGCAACGAGGAAGCGTACCTGTTCCAGAAGCTGGTGCGCACGGGATTCGGCACCAACAACGTCGATCACTGCACCCGACTGTGTCACGCCTCCTCCGTTGCCGCGCTCATGGAGAACCTGAACAGCGGCGCGGTGTCGAACCCGGTGAGCGACGTGCAGTACGCGGACGTGATGTTCGTGATCGGCTCGAACCCGACCGTGAACCATCCGGTCGCAGCGACGTTCATGAAGAACGCGATCGAGCGGGGCACGCGGCTGATCATCGCCGACCCGCGGCGCACCGAGATGGCACGGCTCGCCACACACGTGCTGCAGTTCCGGCCGAGTGCGGACGTCGCGCTGTTGAACGCGATGATGCACGTGATCATCGAGGACGACCTGATCGATCGCGAGTTCATCGAGCGGCGCACGCGCGGCTTCGATGAGCTGCGCAGGACGGTCAGGGCGTATGCACCCGAAACGGTCGAGCCGCTCACGGGAGTGCCGGCCGCCGAGGTCCGGGCGGCCGCGCGGCTCTACGCCTCGTCGCGGCAGTCCATGATCTTCTGGGGGATGGGCATCTCGCAGCACGTGCACGGCACGGACAACGCGCGCTGCCTGATCTCGCTCGCGCTGATGACGGGCAACATCGGACGGCGCGGTACGGGGCTGCATCCGCTGCGCGGGCAGAACAACGTCCAGGGCGCGAGCGACATGGGGCTGATTCCCATGGTCTATCCCGACTACCGCTCCGTCGAGGACCCGCAGACGCGCGCGTACTTCGAGAAGCTCTGGGGAGCCGCGCTCGACCCGGACAAGGGACTCACGGTCGTCGAGATCATGAACGCCGCGAAGCGGAAGCAGATCCGCGGCATGTACATCATGGGCGAGAACCCGGCAATGTCGGATCCCGACGTGCAGCACGCCCGCGAGGCGATCGCGGCACTCGACTGGCTCGTCGTGCAGGACATCTTCCTCACCGAGACCGCGAGCTTCGCGGACGTGGTACTGCCGGCCAGCGCGTTCCCCGAGAAGACTGGCACGTACACGAACACCGATCGGCGCGTGCAGCTCGGCCGCACCGCGCTGGACATGCCCGCGGGAGTACGCCAGGACCTCGAGCTGATCCAGGAGCTCGCGCGCCGACTGGGCCTCGACTGGAGCTACACCGGCCCGGCCGACGTCTGGAGCGAGATCCGGCAGGCCGTGCCGAGCTGTGCCGGCATCACCTGGGAGCGGCTCGAGCGCGAGCACGGCGTCGTCTATCCCTGCCGCAACGAAGGGGATCCTGGCGACGAGGTCATTTTCACCGATGCATTCCCGACGCAGGACGGCCGCGCCACCTTCGCGCCCGCCGAGTTCACGCAGGGCGACGAGCCGCCGGACGAGGAGTACCCGACCGTCCTGATCACCGGGCGACTGCTCGAGCACTGGCATACTGGTGCGATGACACGCCGCGCCGGCGTGCTCGACGCGATCGAGCCGGTCGCGCACGTCAGCATGAACCCGGCCGACATGGAGCGCCTCGGCGTCCGGCCGGGTGACCAGGTCTCCGTGGCATCGCGGCGCGGCGAGCTGACCGCGCAGGCGCGGCGTGACGACGGAGTGCCGGCCGGCGCCGTCTTCATCCCGTTCTGCTATGTCGAGGCCGCGGCGAACCTGCTCACCAACCCCGCCCTCGACCCGTTCGGCAAGATTCCGGAGTTCAAGTTCTGTGGCGTGCGCGTGCAGAAAGCGGCGGCCGCCGAACGCCGCGACCCACCACACGCCGAGCTTTACACCCCCGCGCATCCCGGTTAG
- a CDS encoding NAD(P)H-dependent oxidoreductase subunit E yields MSTGKRKRGGAFARADLRPAPKGRAIDAAALARVQALLGDRPRRPDLLIEYLHLLQDHNGHLPVAQLNALAFELRLTPAEVHEVATFYHHFDVVKEGDVAPPPITVRVCDSIACHLAGSDALLDALRASLGAGVRVLAAPCVGRCDGAPVAVVGRNPVDHASAASVAEVVRRGETEPTLPAYPDYAAYRAGGGYQFLAACVNGDRTIDDVIAEVEASGLRGLGGAGFPVSRKWQFVRAAPAPRCVAINADEGEPGTFKDRFCLESDPHRVLEGALLASWVVDAGALVIYLRDEYAAARSILEREIAALTADPPCTLPPIYLRRGAGAYICGEETSLIESTEGKRGEPRLRPPFPAQAGIFGWATLVQNVETAYWLRTVLEGGAEAFRDRGQRGRSGQRYFSVSGRVRRPGVYLAGNGVSVRELIELAGGMPDGHELYAFLPGGASGGILPASLGDEPLDFDVLARYGCFIGSAAVVILSQHDSVRDAAHNLMEFFAHESCGKCTPCRVGTAKSELLMREQSWNLPVLQDLAQVMSDASICGLGQAAPNPFRSVLRFFPQELDS; encoded by the coding sequence ATGTCGACTGGCAAGAGAAAGCGCGGCGGCGCCTTTGCCCGGGCGGACCTGCGTCCGGCTCCCAAGGGCCGTGCGATCGATGCGGCCGCACTGGCCCGGGTGCAGGCACTTCTGGGCGATCGTCCGCGGCGGCCCGATCTCCTGATCGAATACCTCCACCTGTTGCAGGATCACAACGGTCACCTGCCGGTCGCGCAGCTCAATGCACTCGCGTTCGAGCTGCGCCTGACGCCGGCAGAGGTCCACGAGGTCGCGACCTTCTACCACCACTTCGACGTGGTGAAGGAGGGCGACGTCGCACCCCCGCCCATCACGGTCCGCGTCTGCGACTCCATCGCGTGTCACCTCGCCGGGAGCGACGCTCTGCTCGATGCGCTTCGTGCCTCGCTCGGGGCGGGCGTCCGCGTGCTGGCCGCACCGTGCGTCGGCCGCTGTGATGGCGCACCCGTAGCCGTCGTCGGCCGCAACCCGGTCGACCATGCGAGTGCGGCGTCGGTCGCGGAGGTCGTGCGCCGTGGCGAGACCGAGCCGACTCTGCCGGCATACCCGGACTATGCAGCGTATCGCGCGGGCGGCGGATACCAGTTCCTCGCCGCGTGTGTGAACGGCGATCGCACGATCGACGACGTGATCGCGGAGGTGGAAGCGAGCGGCCTGCGCGGACTCGGCGGCGCAGGCTTCCCGGTTTCACGCAAGTGGCAGTTCGTGCGCGCCGCGCCGGCGCCGCGCTGCGTCGCCATCAACGCGGACGAGGGCGAGCCCGGCACGTTCAAGGACCGGTTCTGCCTCGAGTCCGATCCGCACCGGGTGCTCGAAGGTGCGCTCCTCGCCTCGTGGGTGGTGGATGCGGGTGCACTGGTGATCTACCTGCGGGACGAGTATGCGGCGGCGCGCAGCATCCTCGAACGTGAGATCGCGGCGCTCACCGCGGATCCGCCGTGCACCCTGCCGCCGATCTATCTGCGACGCGGCGCGGGCGCATACATCTGCGGCGAGGAGACGTCGCTGATCGAGTCGACGGAGGGGAAGCGTGGCGAGCCGCGGCTGCGGCCGCCGTTTCCGGCCCAGGCCGGCATCTTCGGCTGGGCGACGCTGGTGCAGAACGTCGAGACGGCGTACTGGCTGCGCACCGTCCTGGAAGGTGGAGCGGAAGCCTTTCGCGACAGGGGACAGCGCGGCCGCAGCGGCCAGCGCTACTTCAGTGTGAGCGGTCGCGTGCGACGTCCCGGCGTCTACCTTGCCGGCAACGGCGTCAGTGTGCGTGAGCTGATCGAGCTCGCCGGCGGCATGCCCGACGGCCACGAGCTGTATGCGTTCCTGCCCGGTGGTGCCTCGGGCGGCATCCTGCCCGCATCGCTGGGCGACGAACCGCTCGACTTCGACGTGCTCGCGCGGTACGGCTGCTTCATCGGCTCGGCGGCGGTCGTCATCCTGTCGCAGCACGACAGCGTCAGGGACGCGGCGCACAACCTGATGGAGTTCTTCGCACACGAGTCGTGCGGCAAGTGCACGCCGTGCCGCGTCGGCACAGCGAAGTCGGAGCTGCTGATGCGCGAACAAAGCTGGAACCTCCCCGTGCTGCAGGACCTCGCGCAGGTGATGAGCGACGCATCGATCTGCGGCCTCGGCCAGGCCGCGCCGAATCCGTTCCGCAGTGTGCTGCGCTTCTTTCCGCAGGAGCTTGACTCATGA
- the cyoE gene encoding heme o synthase codes for MIRADAPPRAQASRVVDTSAPAHRNVAPLRAAFSAFYELTKPGITRMVVMTTAAGFFLATTGAFPLIAFLHTLFGTALSAAGSLALNQYAEREIDRSMGRTCGRPLPSGRMAPATAASFGLLLSAVGLLYLTLLVNALTMLLVATSIITYVVVYTPLKRFSWTATPVGAIPGALPILAGWTAARGSIGTGGLALFAILFLWQMPHFYALAWMYRDDYRRAGFRLLTVDDVNGDRTVRQILGFTIAMVLASALPTVVGLSSLLYLVGALALGIAFYVVAHRFARDRTDRNALRLFLASVTYLPAMLVLLVVDRLFF; via the coding sequence TTGATCCGAGCCGATGCGCCGCCCCGGGCGCAGGCCAGCCGTGTAGTCGACACGTCCGCACCCGCGCACCGGAACGTCGCGCCGCTGCGTGCCGCATTCAGCGCGTTCTATGAGCTGACAAAGCCGGGCATCACCCGCATGGTCGTCATGACGACGGCCGCCGGGTTCTTCCTTGCGACGACGGGCGCGTTCCCGCTCATCGCGTTCCTGCACACGCTCTTCGGCACCGCACTGTCCGCGGCCGGCTCACTGGCACTGAACCAGTACGCCGAGCGCGAGATCGACCGCAGCATGGGCCGTACGTGCGGCCGACCGCTGCCCTCGGGCCGCATGGCCCCCGCGACCGCCGCGTCCTTCGGCTTGCTGCTCTCCGCCGTCGGACTGCTCTACCTGACCCTGCTCGTCAATGCGCTCACGATGCTGCTCGTCGCGACCAGCATCATCACGTATGTCGTCGTGTATACGCCGCTCAAGCGTTTCTCCTGGACCGCGACGCCCGTCGGCGCGATCCCCGGGGCGCTCCCGATCCTGGCCGGCTGGACCGCGGCCCGCGGCTCCATCGGCACCGGCGGACTCGCCCTCTTCGCGATCCTGTTCCTCTGGCAGATGCCGCACTTCTACGCACTCGCGTGGATGTACCGCGACGATTACCGCCGCGCCGGCTTCCGCCTGCTGACCGTCGATGACGTCAACGGCGACCGCACGGTCCGCCAGATCCTCGGCTTCACCATCGCGATGGTGCTCGCCAGCGCCCTGCCGACCGTGGTCGGACTGAGCAGCCTGCTCTACCTGGTCGGTGCCCTGGCGCTCGGCATCGCGTTCTACGTCGTCGCGCACCGCTTCGCGCGTGACCGCACCGATCGCAACGCGCTCCGGCTGTTCCTGGCGTCCGTCACGTATCTGCCTGCCATGCTCGTGCTGCTGGTGGTCGATCGGCTGTTCTTTTAG
- a CDS encoding glycerol-3-phosphate dehydrogenase/oxidase: MVYDLVIVGGGINGAGTARDAALRGMSVALFEREDWGAGTTGSSTRMVHGGMRYLLYDIPTTRLSSEDAGRIRGIAPHVTWRIPFLWPLFPGSRFMREATEAFLSAYDPMARRKGGLQHARLSRDDALALEPGLAGEVEGALTLDEWGCDVYRLAALNALDAKEAGADLFPHTEVVDVLFSGRELRGVRARDRISGREWDVEGRLVVNAGGPWAGRVASLAGATCSLRPGKGIHVTFERRIGNYGLILEGRDGRTMFLVPHGAETIVGTTDDDYYGDPARVSLDISRDEVEYVIEAAAYALPQARQWRPIRAWAGVRNTLFEWGVGEDALSRRHEILDHEERDNVPGLISIVGGKLASYRIQAEETVDLALKKIPRPAAACQTGTRPLPGAETQPDFTVLARDIPLPPAALERIWRRHGSRVRDIFRGAGPDELAPICRSEAVTPAEIRYVIEVEGCRTLADLFRHAHVGAGSCDGADCAAPAALLMSELLEWTPERTRAELDTFRDERWGERRPVLRGATIAAEEVMRG, encoded by the coding sequence ATGGTTTACGACCTGGTCATCGTCGGCGGCGGCATCAACGGCGCCGGCACTGCGCGTGATGCCGCGCTGCGCGGCATGTCGGTCGCCCTGTTCGAGCGCGAGGACTGGGGCGCCGGCACCACGGGCAGCTCTACGCGGATGGTGCACGGCGGGATGCGTTACCTGCTGTACGACATACCGACGACACGGCTCTCGTCCGAGGATGCGGGACGGATCCGCGGGATCGCGCCTCACGTGACCTGGCGGATCCCGTTCCTCTGGCCGCTCTTCCCCGGCAGCCGCTTCATGCGCGAGGCGACCGAGGCGTTCCTCTCCGCGTATGATCCCATGGCCAGGCGGAAGGGTGGCCTGCAGCACGCCCGCCTGTCCCGCGACGATGCCCTGGCCCTGGAGCCGGGCCTGGCCGGTGAGGTCGAGGGTGCACTCACGCTCGATGAATGGGGCTGCGACGTCTACCGCCTGGCCGCGCTCAACGCGCTGGACGCGAAGGAGGCCGGGGCGGACCTGTTCCCGCACACCGAGGTCGTCGACGTCCTATTCTCCGGCCGCGAGCTCCGCGGCGTGCGCGCCCGCGACCGCATCTCCGGTCGCGAATGGGACGTGGAAGGCCGCCTGGTCGTGAACGCCGGCGGCCCCTGGGCCGGACGCGTTGCCTCACTGGCCGGCGCGACCTGCTCGCTCCGGCCGGGCAAGGGCATCCATGTGACGTTCGAGCGGCGGATCGGCAACTACGGGCTGATCCTGGAAGGGCGCGACGGCCGCACGATGTTCCTCGTGCCGCACGGCGCCGAGACGATCGTGGGCACCACCGACGACGACTACTACGGCGACCCTGCCCGCGTCTCGCTCGACATCAGCCGCGACGAGGTCGAGTACGTGATCGAGGCCGCCGCGTACGCACTGCCACAGGCCCGCCAGTGGCGACCGATCCGCGCGTGGGCAGGCGTGCGCAACACGCTGTTCGAATGGGGTGTCGGCGAGGACGCACTGTCCCGCCGCCATGAGATCCTCGACCACGAGGAACGGGACAACGTGCCCGGGCTGATCTCCATCGTCGGCGGCAAGCTCGCATCCTACCGGATCCAGGCCGAGGAGACGGTCGATCTCGCACTGAAGAAGATCCCGCGCCCCGCTGCGGCATGTCAGACCGGCACACGCCCGCTGCCGGGCGCAGAAACGCAGCCGGACTTCACGGTGCTGGCCCGCGACATCCCGCTGCCGCCCGCCGCTCTCGAGCGCATCTGGCGGCGTCACGGCTCCCGCGTCCGTGACATCTTCCGCGGCGCGGGACCCGACGAGCTCGCGCCGATCTGCCGGAGTGAAGCCGTTACGCCCGCGGAAATACGCTATGTCATCGAGGTCGAGGGCTGCAGGACGCTCGCCGACCTGTTCCGCCATGCCCACGTGGGTGCGGGCTCGTGCGACGGCGCCGACTGCGCCGCGCCGGCTGCACTGCTCATGAGCGAGCTGCTCGAGTGGACGCCGGAGCGCACGCGCGCCGAGCTGGACACGTTCCGGGATGAGCGATGGGGCGAGCGACGACCCGTGCTGCGCGGTGCGACGATCGCCGCGGAAGAGGTTATGCGCGGCTGA
- a CDS encoding M1 family metallopeptidase, with amino-acid sequence MMKRALIAGLLAFAGGCATSAPAPPVATAPVPADTQPLRPRHAVRPVPYTNAFRAAIERGTRTEEGLPGPRYWQQRIEYRIEAELDPASARLSGAETIVYHNNSPDTLRELRFMLYQNAFAPGVQRVRRVPMTGGTRLERVVVEGRPAREGPVLTGPLTYAVDGTQMRLALPGALPPGGSTTVQIAWSQLVPPRGAPRTGHADNEAFVVAQWYPQVAVYDDVNGWHSIPYWTNGEFYLEYADFDVTLTLPEGWLVDATGVLQNADEVLPGTVRARVARALAQDSVVQVVTENDVEEGAATERAPGGQLEWRFVAGNVRDFAFATSNRYVWDATRAILPDAHGDGRPDTVLVNALYRPDFPAWREGARYTRHAVSFHAEHWHPYIYPKITSAEGPIGGMEYPMLVFIGSPSDSVALYSVISHEVAHQWYPMMVGSNESRYAWQDEGLVTYIEDLSVPDIFPGLEPALASQRSYLRIAGSDSEGEIMRAPDLFGIGPQYGVAAYTKPGTMLRALAGVVGEQQVQQGLQMYAQRWLLKHPTPWDFFATMEAAAGRDLDWFWHPWFFETATLDQAILQVRQDSTGAEIVVEDRGEAPMPVILHVTLADGAVVEHTLPVEPWLEGKTRQVLRVDGQVVRVEIDPEQWFADVQRGNNVWAAGAQ; translated from the coding sequence ATGATGAAGCGGGCTCTGATTGCCGGACTGCTGGCGTTTGCCGGCGGATGCGCAACCTCGGCGCCGGCACCGCCCGTCGCAACCGCGCCGGTTCCGGCGGACACGCAGCCGCTGCGGCCACGGCACGCCGTGCGGCCGGTCCCGTACACGAACGCGTTCCGTGCTGCCATCGAGCGCGGCACGCGCACGGAAGAAGGGCTGCCGGGTCCGCGCTACTGGCAGCAGCGGATCGAGTACCGGATCGAGGCGGAGCTGGATCCCGCGAGCGCGCGGCTGAGCGGTGCGGAAACGATCGTCTACCACAACAACTCACCCGACACGCTGCGCGAGCTGCGCTTCATGCTGTACCAGAACGCATTTGCTCCTGGTGTGCAGCGGGTGCGGCGCGTCCCGATGACGGGTGGCACCAGGCTGGAGCGCGTCGTGGTGGAAGGCAGGCCGGCGCGCGAGGGGCCGGTGCTGACCGGCCCGCTCACGTATGCAGTGGACGGCACGCAGATGCGGCTCGCGCTGCCGGGAGCGCTGCCACCCGGCGGCAGCACCACCGTGCAGATCGCGTGGAGCCAGCTCGTGCCGCCACGCGGCGCGCCACGCACCGGCCACGCGGACAACGAAGCATTCGTCGTCGCGCAGTGGTACCCGCAGGTCGCGGTCTACGACGACGTGAACGGATGGCACTCCATCCCGTACTGGACCAACGGCGAGTTCTACCTCGAGTACGCGGACTTCGACGTCACTCTGACGCTGCCCGAGGGCTGGCTCGTGGATGCGACGGGCGTGCTGCAGAACGCGGACGAGGTGCTGCCCGGCACTGTGCGCGCCCGGGTGGCGCGTGCGCTCGCACAGGATTCCGTGGTGCAGGTGGTCACGGAGAACGATGTCGAGGAGGGCGCGGCGACGGAGCGCGCGCCCGGCGGGCAGCTCGAGTGGCGGTTCGTCGCAGGCAATGTGCGCGACTTCGCGTTCGCGACGTCGAATCGGTACGTGTGGGATGCCACTCGCGCGATCCTGCCGGACGCACACGGCGACGGGCGCCCTGACACGGTGCTCGTCAATGCGCTGTATCGCCCTGACTTCCCCGCCTGGCGGGAGGGCGCGCGCTACACGCGCCACGCCGTGAGCTTCCATGCCGAGCACTGGCATCCGTACATCTACCCGAAGATCACGTCCGCGGAAGGACCGATTGGCGGGATGGAGTACCCGATGCTCGTCTTCATCGGCTCGCCCTCGGATTCCGTGGCGCTGTACTCCGTGATTTCGCACGAAGTCGCGCACCAGTGGTACCCGATGATGGTCGGGTCCAACGAGAGCCGCTACGCCTGGCAGGACGAGGGGCTGGTCACCTACATCGAGGACCTCTCGGTGCCCGACATCTTCCCGGGGCTCGAGCCCGCACTCGCCTCGCAGCGCTCATACCTGCGCATTGCCGGCAGCGACAGCGAGGGCGAGATCATGCGCGCGCCGGACCTGTTCGGCATCGGACCCCAGTACGGCGTCGCGGCGTACACCAAGCCCGGCACGATGCTGCGCGCGCTCGCCGGAGTGGTCGGCGAGCAGCAGGTGCAGCAGGGATTGCAGATGTACGCGCAGCGCTGGCTGCTGAAGCATCCGACACCGTGGGACTTCTTCGCGACGATGGAAGCGGCCGCAGGTCGCGACCTCGACTGGTTCTGGCACCCGTGGTTCTTCGAGACTGCAACACTCGACCAGGCGATTCTGCAGGTACGACAGGATTCGACCGGCGCGGAGATCGTCGTCGAGGACCGCGGCGAAGCGCCGATGCCGGTGATCCTGCACGTCACGCTGGCAGACGGCGCCGTCGTCGAGCACACGCTTCCGGTGGAACCGTGGCTGGAGGGGAAGACGCGCCAGGTGCTGCGCGTGGATGGGCAGGTCGTGCGGGTCGAGATCGATCCGGAACAGTGGTTCGCGGACGTGCAGCGCGGGAACAACGTGTGGGCTGCGGGAGCACAGTGA
- a CDS encoding 2Fe-2S iron-sulfur cluster-binding protein: MSGLDGATPNAPIAPGVNPLGPQGAETSVALLEARLGFGRHAPTGEPVRFSLNGREIEARPDETILQAAERHGVSIPHLCYMEGMRPDGNCRACMVEIDGERVLAASCSRRPVAGMTVRTDSERALHSQRLVLELLVNDAPQPPGLETELGYWATRLGVSAGRFPMRAQPAPDLSHPGIQVHLESCIQCTRCVRACREVQVNDVIGYANRGNAAKIVFDFDDPMGESTCVGCGECVQACPTGALLPSLSLLAG; encoded by the coding sequence ATGAGCGGCCTGGATGGCGCAACGCCGAATGCACCGATCGCTCCGGGTGTGAACCCGCTCGGCCCGCAGGGCGCCGAGACATCCGTCGCCCTGCTGGAGGCACGGCTCGGCTTCGGCCGCCATGCGCCGACCGGTGAACCGGTGCGCTTCTCGCTGAACGGCCGGGAGATCGAGGCACGCCCGGACGAAACGATCCTGCAGGCCGCCGAGCGGCATGGCGTCTCGATCCCGCACCTCTGCTACATGGAAGGCATGCGTCCGGACGGCAACTGCCGTGCGTGCATGGTCGAGATCGACGGCGAACGCGTCCTGGCCGCGTCGTGCAGCCGCAGGCCCGTGGCCGGGATGACGGTACGTACGGACAGCGAGCGTGCACTGCACTCGCAGCGGCTGGTGCTGGAGCTGCTCGTAAATGATGCGCCGCAGCCGCCCGGACTGGAAACGGAGCTCGGCTACTGGGCCACGCGGCTCGGTGTGAGCGCCGGCCGCTTTCCGATGCGGGCCCAGCCCGCGCCGGATCTCTCGCATCCTGGTATCCAGGTGCACCTGGAGTCGTGCATCCAGTGCACGCGCTGCGTGCGTGCGTGCCGCGAGGTGCAGGTGAACGACGTGATCGGGTACGCGAATCGCGGCAATGCCGCAAAGATCGTCTTCGACTTCGATGATCCGATGGGTGAGTCGACGTGCGTCGGCTGTGGCGAATGCGTGCAGGCGTGCCCGACGGGTGCGCTGCTGCCGTCGCTGTCACTGCTGGCAGGCTAG